The following proteins are encoded in a genomic region of Catellatospora sp. TT07R-123:
- a CDS encoding DNA polymerase III subunit gamma and tau produces the protein MALALYRKYRPRTFAEVIGQDHVTEPLIQALKSGRLNHAYLFSGPRGCGKTSSARILARSLNCAKGPTPEPCGECDSCRALAPDGPGSIDVIEIDAASHGGVDDARELRERAFFAPAVSRYKIYIIDEAHMVSSAGFNALLKLVEEPPEYVKFIFATTEPEKVLGTIRSRTHHYPFRLFPPGVLRPYLEQLCASEGVTVEPQVLPLVVRAGGGSARDTLSVLDQLIAGSGPEGVTYARAVSLLGVTDAALIDEMVDALIAGDGSAAFATIDRVSEAGHDSRRFAGDLLERLRDLIILRQVPEAAANGLVDVPEEQLTRMRAQAGQLGPATLSRCADIVANGLVEMRGATSPRLLLELIAARMLLPAVDDSASALLQRLERLESGAVAPRPADHARAEPSARAEAPRAETPTRPEPGRDAAPAQPPAPPAPQAPQAAARPTPAAAPVSAAPVNAAPAPVSSVPVSAVPVSAPAGAAAAGGAGSAADVRRSWDEIVRTIGRTSKKAAAFAREAVVRDLDGHTLVLLFKHKIHASGVENDPAPLLEAVHQVLGGTWQLRCEVGGDQRGAAPARTVGAAPSVAAPRPAAPAPPGGDTDWPATAPVGGVAPGAAPVSAPAAPSRPTAAPSGPAARRGPATSGGATGGAGRPSRPQTAAGRRAHADDGPPLDEPPYDPEFDGPPPGGVRAYEGFDPGDEPTDEVMDAATARQSTEQAAVDSLRHSFNLEKLD, from the coding sequence GTGGCGCTGGCGCTGTACCGCAAGTACCGCCCCCGCACCTTCGCCGAGGTGATCGGGCAGGATCACGTCACCGAGCCCCTGATCCAGGCGCTGAAGAGCGGGCGGCTCAACCACGCCTACCTGTTCTCCGGGCCGCGCGGCTGCGGCAAGACCTCCAGCGCGCGCATCCTGGCCCGCTCGCTGAACTGCGCCAAGGGCCCGACCCCGGAGCCGTGCGGCGAGTGCGACTCGTGCCGCGCGCTGGCACCCGACGGCCCCGGCTCGATCGACGTCATCGAGATCGACGCGGCCAGCCACGGCGGCGTCGACGACGCCCGTGAGCTGCGTGAGCGCGCGTTCTTCGCGCCCGCGGTGAGCCGCTACAAGATCTACATCATCGACGAGGCGCACATGGTCTCGTCGGCGGGCTTCAACGCGCTCCTGAAGCTCGTCGAGGAGCCCCCGGAGTACGTCAAGTTCATCTTCGCCACCACCGAGCCGGAGAAGGTGCTGGGCACCATCCGGTCCCGGACCCACCACTACCCGTTCCGGCTCTTCCCGCCCGGCGTGCTCCGGCCGTACCTGGAGCAGCTGTGCGCGTCCGAGGGCGTCACGGTGGAGCCGCAGGTGCTGCCGCTGGTGGTGCGCGCGGGCGGCGGCTCGGCCCGCGACACGCTGTCGGTGCTCGACCAGCTCATCGCCGGTTCCGGGCCCGAAGGCGTCACGTACGCCCGCGCGGTGTCCCTGCTCGGGGTCACCGACGCCGCCCTGATCGACGAGATGGTCGACGCCCTGATCGCCGGGGACGGCTCGGCCGCGTTCGCCACCATCGACCGGGTCTCCGAGGCGGGGCACGACTCCCGCCGCTTCGCCGGCGACCTGCTGGAGCGGCTGCGCGACCTGATCATCCTGCGGCAGGTGCCGGAGGCGGCGGCCAACGGGCTGGTGGACGTGCCCGAGGAGCAGCTGACCCGGATGCGCGCCCAGGCCGGGCAGCTCGGCCCGGCGACGCTGTCGCGCTGCGCCGACATCGTGGCCAACGGCCTGGTCGAGATGCGGGGCGCGACCTCGCCGCGGCTGCTGCTGGAGCTGATCGCCGCGCGCATGCTGCTGCCCGCCGTGGACGACTCCGCGTCCGCGCTGCTCCAGCGCCTGGAGCGGCTGGAGTCGGGCGCCGTGGCCCCGCGCCCGGCCGACCACGCCCGTGCCGAGCCGTCGGCCCGCGCCGAAGCACCTCGCGCCGAGACCCCGACCCGGCCCGAACCCGGCCGTGACGCTGCGCCCGCCCAGCCGCCGGCCCCGCCGGCCCCGCAGGCCCCGCAGGCCGCGGCCCGGCCCACTCCGGCGGCGGCCCCGGTCAGTGCGGCGCCGGTCAATGCGGCGCCCGCGCCGGTGAGCTCCGTGCCCGTGAGCGCCGTTCCCGTCAGTGCTCCCGCGGGGGCCGCGGCGGCCGGTGGCGCGGGCAGCGCCGCCGACGTGCGCCGCTCGTGGGACGAGATCGTGCGCACGATCGGTCGGACGAGCAAGAAGGCCGCCGCGTTCGCCCGGGAGGCGGTCGTCCGCGACCTCGACGGGCACACGCTGGTCCTCCTGTTCAAGCACAAGATCCACGCGTCCGGGGTGGAGAACGACCCCGCGCCGCTGCTGGAGGCGGTGCACCAGGTGCTCGGCGGCACGTGGCAGCTGCGCTGCGAGGTCGGCGGCGACCAGCGTGGCGCCGCGCCCGCGCGTACGGTCGGCGCCGCCCCCTCGGTGGCCGCGCCGCGACCCGCCGCTCCCGCCCCGCCCGGTGGTGACACCGACTGGCCCGCCACGGCACCGGTCGGCGGGGTGGCACCCGGCGCCGCGCCGGTCAGTGCCCCGGCCGCACCGAGCCGCCCGACCGCCGCGCCGAGCGGACCCGCCGCGCGCCGCGGCCCTGCCACGTCCGGCGGTGCGACCGGCGGCGCGGGGCGGCCGAGCCGGCCCCAGACCGCGGCCGGGCGCCGGGCACACGCCGACGACGGCCCCCCGCTGGACGAGCCGCCCTATGACCCCGAGTTCGACGGCCCGCCGCCGGGCGGGGTGCGCGCGTACGAGGGATTCGATCCCGGCGACGAGCCCACCGACGAGGTGATGGACGCCGCCACCGCGCGCCAGTCCACCGAGCAGGCCGCCGTCGACTCCCTCCGCCACTCCTTCAACCTGGAGAAACTCGACTGA
- a CDS encoding DUF11 domain-containing protein has translation MRLRTIGVLLGALLLGGLAPAAASAAGGLTLSAGRGSVEISEYAVSLVGVAAAGASGKTSVVVDASEVSKDVAVLHMLQNCARDGQVFTCETSLAAGAAAQFQLVVQARPGAAQGPAGHVRVSAPGADTVTVDLTVVRPRQADLQTASDRQVASVGQTVPVTVVVHNAGPDPAAGSAVTVSTADDLVFRGFASCPGKVSGRRCVLPELAAGTSVAVVVSVKVTGSHPAGAYGVALSTADPRRPDGGRLDVCVRGGYCTDGHRYGARAAAAPKPPASPQPAASAEPDGHPAASGLPLSARGPVEGLPAMLAFAFVFAVVVLASVRLARSSRPGRDG, from the coding sequence ATGCGACTGCGAACGATCGGCGTGCTCCTGGGCGCCCTGCTGCTGGGCGGGCTCGCCCCGGCGGCGGCGAGCGCGGCGGGCGGCCTCACCCTGTCCGCCGGGCGCGGCTCCGTGGAGATCAGCGAGTACGCGGTGAGCCTCGTCGGGGTCGCGGCGGCCGGTGCGAGCGGAAAGACGTCGGTGGTGGTGGACGCCTCGGAGGTGTCCAAGGACGTAGCCGTCCTGCACATGCTGCAGAACTGCGCGCGGGACGGGCAGGTGTTCACCTGCGAGACCAGCCTCGCGGCCGGGGCTGCGGCACAGTTCCAGCTGGTGGTGCAGGCGCGGCCCGGCGCCGCGCAGGGCCCGGCGGGCCACGTGCGCGTGTCGGCGCCCGGCGCGGACACGGTCACCGTCGACCTCACGGTGGTACGCCCCCGCCAGGCCGACCTCCAGACGGCCTCCGACCGGCAGGTCGCCTCGGTCGGCCAGACCGTGCCGGTGACCGTCGTGGTGCACAACGCGGGGCCCGACCCGGCCGCCGGCTCGGCGGTCACCGTCTCCACCGCCGACGACCTGGTGTTCCGCGGCTTCGCCAGTTGCCCCGGCAAGGTGTCGGGCCGCAGGTGCGTGCTGCCGGAACTGGCGGCGGGCACGTCGGTGGCGGTCGTGGTCTCGGTGAAGGTCACCGGCAGCCACCCCGCGGGGGCGTATGGCGTCGCCCTCTCGACCGCAGACCCGCGCCGGCCCGACGGCGGCCGCCTGGACGTGTGCGTGCGCGGCGGCTACTGCACCGACGGCCACCGCTACGGCGCCCGCGCGGCGGCGGCCCCCAAGCCGCCCGCCTCCCCGCAGCCTGCCGCCTCGGCGGAGCCGGACGGGCACCCGGCCGCGTCGGGTCTGCCGCTGTCGGCCCGGGGCCCGGTCGAGGGGCTGCCCGCGATGCTGGCGTTCGCGTTCGTGTTCGCGGTGGTCGTGCTCGCGTCGGTGCGGCTGGCCCGCTCGTCGCGGCCCGGCCGGGACGGCTGA